One genomic segment of Mangifera indica cultivar Alphonso chromosome 6, CATAS_Mindica_2.1, whole genome shotgun sequence includes these proteins:
- the LOC123218179 gene encoding DNA replication licensing factor MCM6 — translation MEAFGGYLVDEKAIRVENIFLDFLKSFKLDGEVYYEAEIEAMRANESTTMFIDFSHVMRFNDVLQKAIANEYLRFEPYLKNACKRFVTEQNPTFISDDNPNKDINVAFFNIPFLKRLRELTTAEIGKLVSVTGVVTRTSEVRPELLQGTFRCLDCGGVIKHVEQQFKYTEPTICVNATCSNRNKWALLRQESKFADWQRVRMQETSKEIPAGSLPRSLDVILRHDIVEQARAGDTVIFTGTVVAIPDIMALASPGERAECRREANQRKNSAVGHDGVRGLRALGVRDLSYRMAFIANSVQIADGRRDIDIRNRKKDADEDEQYQFMTEEIDEIQRMRNVPDFFNKIVDSIAPTVFGHQDIKRAILLMLLGGVHKLTHEGINLRGDINVCIVGDPSCAKSQFLKYTSGIVPRSVYTSGKSSSAAGLTATVAKEPETGEFCIEAGALMLADNGICCIDEFDKMDIRDQVAIHEAMEQQTISITKAGIQATLNARTSILAAANPTGGRYDKSKPLKYNVALAPAILSRFDLVYVMIDDPDDQTDYHIAHHIVRVHQKRENALAPAFTTAQLKRYIAYAKTLKPKLSMEARKLLVDSYVALRRGDTAPGGRVAYRMTVRQLEALIRLSEAIARSHLETQVQPRHVKVAVRLLKTSIISVESSEIDLSEFQEENGDNGNAGDNGNDPIGNGDTQPTNRTAEPPSGNAENGPSLSNRQGKTLVISDEYFQRITQALVMRLRQHEETVVQQGTGLAGMRQKDLIKWYIDQQNEKNTYSTMEEVKKEITKIKAIIESLIRREGHLIVVDDGRQAAVDGESERRPSRDDRILAVAPNYVID, via the exons ATGGAGGCTTTTGGTGGGTACTTAGTCGACGAGAAAGCCATAAGAGTGGAGAACATTTTCTTGGACTTTCTCAAGAGCTTTAAATTGGATGGAGAAGTTTATTACGAAGCCGAAATTGAAGCCATGCGAGCCAACGAATCAACCACCATGTTCATCGATTTCTCTCACGTTATGCGCTTCAATGATGTTCTGCAGAAGGCGATCGCCAACGAGTACTTGAG ATTTGAGCCGTATTTGAAGAACGCCTGTAAGAGGTTTGTCACGGAGCAAAACCCGACTTTCATTTCGGATGATAATCCGAACAAAGATATAAATGTAGCCTTTTTCAACATCCCTTTTTTGAAACG ATTGAGAGAGTTGACTACAGCTGAAATTGGGAAACTGGTGTCAGTAACCGGTGTTGTAACCCGCACTAGTGAGGTTCGGCCTGAGCTTCTACAAGGGACTTTCCGGTGCTTGGATTGTGGAGGGGTCATTAAGCACGTTGAGCAGCAATTCAAGTACACTGAG CCTACTATTTGTGTGAATGCAACGTGTTCAAATAGAAATAAATGGGCATTACTTCGTCAGGAAAGTAAGTTTGCCGATTGGCAGAGGGTAAGGATGCAGGAGACTTCCAAAGAGATTCCGGCTGGATCTTTACCTAGGTCATTGGATGTTATTCTCCGTCATGACATTGTTGAACAGGCTAGGGCTGGAGACAC GGTCATTTTCACTGGTACCGTGGTTGCCATACCTGATATAATGGCATTGGCCTCTCCTGGGGAGAGGGCAGAATGTCGTCGAGAAGCTAACCAGCGCAAGAATTCTGCCGTTGGACATGATGGTGTGAGGGGTCTTCGAGCATTGGGAGTGAGAGACCTCTCCTATCGCATGGCCTTTATTGCTAATTCTGTTCAG ATTGCTGATGGTCGGAGGGATATTGACATACGAAATAGAAAGAAGGATGCTGATGAAGACGAACAATATCAATTCATG ACAGAAGAGATAGATGAAATCCAAAGAATGAGAAATGTGCCAGATTTCTTCAATAAGATTGTTGATAGCATTGCTCCAACTGTCTTTGGTCACCAAGATATCAAGCGAGCCATCCTGCTCATGCTCTTGGGAGGTGTCCACAAGTTGACTCATGAAGGCATCAACCTTAGAGGAGATATAAATGTTTGTATAGTTGGAGATCCCAGCTGTGCCAAATCTCAGTTCCTCAA GTACACTTCTGGTATAGTTCCTAGATCTGTCTACACCTCAGGCAAGTCCTCTTCTGCTGCAGGTTTGACTGCAACTGTGGCCAAAGAACCAGAAACTGGGGAATTCTGTATAGAG GCTGGTGCACTGATGCTTGCTGACAATGGCATTTGTTGCATTGATGAATTTGACAAGATGGACATTAGGGACCAG GTTGCAATTCATGAAGCCATGGAACAGCAGACAATAAGCATTACAAAAGCAGGGATACAGGCGACGCTTAATGCTCGAACATCAATACTAGCTGCAGCTAACCCTACTGGGGGCCGTTATGATAAGTCTAAACCACTTAAG TACAATGTTGCCCTTGCTCCTGCTATTCTTTCAAGATTTGATCTGGTATATGTGATGATTGATGACCCAGATGATCAAACTGACTATCACATTGCCCACCACATTGTCAGAGTTCATCAGAAGCGTGAAAATGCACTTGCTCCTGCATTCACTACTGCACAACTGAAGCGATACATTGCATATGCAAAAACTTTGAAACCAAAG TTAAGCATGGAAGCCAGGAAGTTGTTGGTGGACTCTTATGTTGCTCTGCGTAGGGGCGATACAGCTCCAGGTGGTAGAGTTGCATATCGCATGACGGTTAGGCAGCTGGAGGCATTGATCAGGTTGTCTGAGGCCATTGCTCGAAGTCATTTAGAAACTCAG GTACAACCACGTCATGTTAAAGTTGCAGTAAGACTACTGAAAACATCTATAATCAG TGTGGAGTCAAGTGAGATTGATCTGTCTGAGTTTCAAGAAGAGAACGGTGATAATGGTAATGCTGGTGATAATGGAAACGATCCAATCGGTAATGGTGATACTCAACCGACCAACAGGACTGCTGAACCACCTTCAGGAAATGCTG AAAATGGACCAAGCTTATCAAACCGACAAGGGAAAACACTTGTGATAAGTGATGAATATTTTCAGAGGATCACCCAAGCCCTTGTCATGCGCCTTAGACAGCATGAAGAAACTGTAGTCCAACAAG GAACTGGCCTTGCTGGAATGAGGCAGAAGGACTTGATAAAATGGTATATTGACCAACAGAATGAGAAAAATACCTACAGTACTATGGAGGAAGTTAAGAAGGAAATTACCAAAATCAAAGCTATTATTGAG AGCTTGATACGAAGGGAAGGTCACCTAATAGTGGTAGATGATGGCAGACAAGCAGCTGTCGATGGTGAATCTGAAAGACGTCCATCTAGAGATGACAGAATTCTAGCTGTGGCTCCAAACTATGTCATTGATTGA
- the LOC123218560 gene encoding probable purine permease 4, with the protein MGFSCSISLPFRIKLPLTPQLNLSDFTMDNAANHILHREEDEPEEDQKAKTSKGYFTLLLVNYLFLFVGSVSASLLSKFYFNHKGSSRWVSTWVQCGGFPFLLFPIFLPYYLFKCTNRKPFSHFTPKIFSLSVFIGLLLGVNNLLFSWGNSYLPVSTSSLLLSSQLVFNLFFSVLIARQKITFTNLNAVTLLTLSSVLLALDSGHDKASNLSKSKYFIGFFCTVGAGLLFALYLPVMEIIYKKVYCYSMVVEMQLIMEIAATALATVGMSFSGGFAEMRRESEKVFDLGKKLYWVTVFGNVVTWQLCFMGTAGMVFLTSSLTGAICMTAILAMNVIGGVSVYGDNFGGVKVVSTVLCTWGFCSYVYGMYVKLKKEKEKEKEEMEKKKMEMNNDNDNNNSNGMEMVQIVTGG; encoded by the coding sequence ATGGGATTCTCCTGCTCAATTTCACTTCCCTTTAGAATTAAACTCCCTCTCACCCCCCAACTCAACCTTTCCGATTTCACCATGGATAACGCCGCAAACCATATTTTGCATCGTGAAGAAGATGAACCAGAAGAAGACCAAAAGGCCAAAACTAGCAAAGGCTACTTCACTCTTTTACTTGTCAACTATCTTTTCCTCTTTGTGGGTTCAGTCTCTGCAAGCCTGTTGTCGAAGTTTTACTTCAACCACAAAGGCTCAAGCCGTTGGGTGTCCACTTGGGTCCAATGCGGCGGCTTCCCCTTCCTCCTCTTTCCCATCTTTCTCCCTTATTATCTCTTCAAATGCACTAACAGAAAACCCTTCTCCCATTTCACCCCAAAAATCTTCTCTTTATCCGTCTTCATTGGCCTCCTTTTAGGCGTCAACAATCTTCTCTTTTCATGGGGGAATTCCTATTTGCCTGTCTCTACCTCCTCTCTTTTGCTCTCTTCTCAGCTCGTCTTCAACCTGTTTTTCTCCGTCCTCATCGCCAGGCAAAAAATCACCTTTACCAATCTCAACGCAGTCACTCTTTTAACGTTAAGTTCAGTGCTTTTAGCCCTTGATTCCGGCCACGATAAAGCCTCAAATTTGTCCAAATCGAAGTATTTCATCGGATTTTTCTGCACAGTCGGCGCCGGTTTGCTCTTCGCCTTGTACCTCCCCGTCATGGAGATCATCTACAAGAAAGTTTACTGCTACTCAATGGTGGTGGAAATGCAGCTCATCATGGAGATTGCCGCCACCGCTTTGGCCACCGTCGGGATGTCATTCAGCGGCGGGTTTGCGGAGATGAGGAGAGAGAGCGAGAAGGTGTTTGATTTGGGAAAAAAACTTTATTGGGTTACGGTGTTTGGCAACGTGGTGACGTGGCAGCTTTGCTTCATGGGGACGGCGGGGATGGTGTTCTTGACATCGTCGCTGACGGGAGCCATCTGTATGACGGCGATTCTGGCGATGAATGTGATCGGAGGAGTGTCGGTTTATGGAGATAACTTCGGCGGCGTGAAAGTAGTGTCGACGGTGCTGTGTACTTGGGGATTTTGCTCTTATGTTTATGGAATGTATGTGAAATtgaagaaggagaaggagaaggagaaggaggagatggagaagaagaagatggaaatgaacaatgataatgataataataatagtaatggGATGGAGATGGTTCAGATTGTAACAGGAGGCTGA